In a single window of the Renibacterium salmoninarum ATCC 33209 genome:
- a CDS encoding PTS sugar transporter subunit IIA has product MSEDSFERYDAQLTTPELVILEMVADSREDAAAQLAGRMFKAGRISDLAGFLAQVNSREHQLATGLPGGIGLPHARSDYVTETTIAVGITKFGHALDFGAMDGPANVILLIGTPASSFSQHLEVLATLARSLFKENFRESLRRAHDAEVIAELINSSLVFFDH; this is encoded by the coding sequence ATGAGTGAAGATTCATTCGAACGTTATGACGCCCAGCTAACCACTCCGGAGTTAGTGATTCTGGAAATGGTCGCGGATTCCAGAGAAGACGCGGCGGCTCAGTTGGCTGGCCGAATGTTTAAAGCCGGTCGAATTTCTGATCTGGCCGGCTTCTTGGCGCAGGTCAATTCGCGCGAGCACCAACTCGCTACTGGTCTACCAGGCGGGATTGGCTTGCCGCATGCGCGTAGTGATTACGTGACGGAAACGACCATCGCAGTGGGCATCACTAAGTTTGGTCACGCCCTGGATTTCGGCGCAATGGACGGGCCAGCGAACGTTATTCTGTTGATCGGCACGCCAGCTAGCTCGTTCTCTCAGCACCTCGAAGTGCTGGCCACCTTGGCGCGTTCCCTGTTCAAGGAGAACTTTAGAGAGTCGCTGCGCCGAGCCCACGATGCGGAAGTCATTGCCGAGCTGATCAACTCATCTCTAGTATTTTTCGACCACTAA
- a CDS encoding GuaB3 family IMP dehydrogenase-related protein — translation MTYEIEIGRSKRGRRAYSLDEIAIVPSRRTRDPQDVSIAWQIDAYQFETPVIAAPMDSVMSPATAIALGGLGGLGVLDLEGLWTRYEDPEAVLAEIAELEGTANSPAATRRLQALYQAPVQADLITSRLAEIRAAGVTVAGALTPQRTQEFYKTVLAAGVEIFVIRGTTVSAEHVSKSQEPLNLKQFIYELDVPVIVGGAAGYTPALHLMRTGAAGVLVGFGGGASTTTRRALGIHSPMASAISDVAAARRDYMDESGGRYVHVIADGGMGTSGDIVKAIAMGADAVMLGTALARPEEAPGQGWHWGSESHHPEMPRGDRVKLDTVGPLQEVLFGPAHHADGTSNLMGALRRSMATTGYSDLKEFQRVEVVVSPY, via the coding sequence GTGACTTACGAGATTGAGATTGGCCGCAGCAAACGGGGACGCAGGGCTTATTCCCTCGACGAAATCGCGATTGTGCCTTCGCGACGAACCCGGGACCCTCAAGATGTTTCGATTGCTTGGCAAATCGACGCTTATCAGTTTGAAACTCCGGTCATTGCTGCGCCGATGGACTCGGTGATGTCACCGGCTACCGCAATTGCTTTGGGCGGCTTGGGTGGTCTTGGCGTTTTGGACTTGGAAGGCCTGTGGACCCGGTACGAAGATCCCGAAGCAGTGCTTGCGGAGATTGCTGAACTTGAAGGAACGGCCAATAGCCCGGCTGCCACGCGGCGGCTGCAAGCGCTCTACCAGGCGCCGGTTCAGGCGGACCTCATCACGTCTAGGCTCGCTGAAATCCGCGCCGCTGGGGTAACTGTCGCTGGCGCGCTGACGCCGCAACGGACCCAAGAGTTTTACAAGACGGTGCTTGCCGCTGGGGTGGAAATCTTCGTGATCCGTGGCACCACGGTGTCTGCCGAGCACGTGTCCAAGAGCCAAGAGCCGCTGAACTTGAAGCAGTTCATCTACGAACTCGATGTTCCAGTGATCGTCGGCGGCGCGGCCGGATACACGCCGGCCTTGCACCTGATGCGCACTGGAGCGGCCGGGGTTTTGGTTGGCTTTGGCGGCGGCGCAAGTACCACCACACGACGAGCGCTGGGTATCCACTCGCCAATGGCAAGCGCAATTTCGGACGTCGCGGCAGCACGTCGCGACTACATGGACGAGTCGGGCGGTCGTTATGTTCACGTGATTGCCGACGGCGGCATGGGCACCTCGGGTGACATCGTCAAGGCGATCGCGATGGGCGCCGACGCCGTAATGCTGGGTACCGCACTCGCGCGGCCCGAAGAAGCTCCGGGTCAAGGTTGGCATTGGGGTTCTGAATCGCACCACCCAGAAATGCCGCGCGGGGATCGGGTCAAGCTGGACACCGTTGGGCCGCTGCAGGAGGTGCTTTTTGGACCGGCGCATCACGCTGATGGCACCTCGAACCTGATGGGTGCATTACGTCGTTCAATGGCCACTACTGGCTACTCAGATCTCAAAGAATTCCAACGGGTTGAAGTGGTCGTTTCGCCATACTGA
- the guaB gene encoding IMP dehydrogenase produces the protein MTQNELPNDPFALIGLTYDDVLLLPGHTDVIPSEADTSSRLSKRITVETPLLSAAMDTVTESRMAIAMARQGGLGVVHRNLSIDDQAEQVDRVKRSESGMITNPVTIGPEATLAELDELCARYRVSGLPVVDTAGKLLGIVTNRDTRFVLEPDFPTRLVHEVMTKMPLITGKVGISREDASDLLAKNKIEKLPLVDDAGHLRGLITVKDFTKAEQYPLATKDDEGRLRVGAAIGFFGDGWERAMRLIDAGVDALFVDTANGHSQGVLEMIRRLKSDPVAAHVDVIGGQAATREGAQALIDAGADGIKVGVGPGSICTTRVVAGVGVPQITAIYESAKAAGPAGVPLIADGGLQYSGDIGKALVAGADTVMLGSLLAGTEEAPGELIFVNGKQFKSYRGMGSLGAMQTRGKNTSYSKDRYFQADVSGDDKLIPEGIEGRVAYRGPLSSVAYQLSGGLRQTMFYTGARTIPELKAKGKFVRITAAGLKESHPHDIQMTVEAPNYGTR, from the coding sequence GTGACCCAGAACGAATTGCCTAACGATCCCTTCGCCCTGATCGGGCTCACCTACGACGACGTCCTGTTGCTGCCTGGGCACACCGACGTCATTCCTTCCGAAGCAGACACCTCTTCGCGACTATCTAAGCGAATCACAGTAGAGACCCCGTTGCTTTCAGCCGCGATGGATACGGTGACCGAATCCCGGATGGCAATCGCGATGGCCCGCCAAGGTGGGCTCGGCGTAGTGCACCGGAACCTTTCTATTGACGATCAGGCCGAGCAAGTCGACCGCGTCAAGCGCAGCGAGTCCGGCATGATCACCAACCCGGTGACCATTGGCCCTGAAGCAACACTTGCCGAGCTTGATGAGCTGTGCGCTCGATACCGCGTTTCTGGCCTTCCGGTGGTGGACACTGCTGGCAAGCTACTCGGCATTGTGACTAACCGCGATACGCGCTTTGTGCTGGAGCCTGATTTCCCCACCCGCTTGGTGCACGAAGTGATGACCAAGATGCCTTTGATCACCGGCAAGGTCGGCATTAGCCGCGAAGACGCCTCTGATCTGCTGGCAAAAAACAAGATCGAAAAACTTCCTTTGGTTGACGACGCCGGTCATCTTCGTGGCTTGATCACGGTCAAGGACTTCACCAAGGCTGAGCAGTATCCTTTGGCCACCAAAGATGACGAAGGGCGGCTGCGTGTTGGCGCGGCCATCGGCTTCTTTGGTGATGGCTGGGAGCGCGCGATGCGCCTGATCGATGCTGGCGTTGACGCACTGTTCGTTGACACGGCAAACGGGCACTCGCAGGGTGTGCTGGAAATGATTCGGCGGCTCAAATCTGATCCGGTTGCTGCGCACGTAGATGTTATTGGCGGTCAGGCAGCGACTCGTGAGGGCGCGCAGGCACTGATTGACGCGGGTGCGGATGGCATTAAAGTTGGCGTTGGCCCGGGCTCAATTTGTACCACTCGTGTGGTTGCCGGCGTCGGCGTCCCGCAAATCACGGCGATCTACGAATCCGCGAAGGCCGCTGGTCCTGCTGGCGTGCCCTTGATTGCCGACGGCGGCCTGCAGTATTCCGGTGATATTGGCAAAGCCTTGGTTGCCGGTGCAGACACTGTAATGCTCGGTTCATTGTTGGCTGGAACTGAAGAAGCTCCCGGTGAGCTGATTTTCGTGAATGGCAAGCAGTTCAAGTCCTATCGCGGCATGGGTTCGCTCGGTGCGATGCAGACCCGTGGCAAGAACACCTCGTACTCCAAAGATCGCTATTTCCAGGCCGATGTTTCTGGCGACGACAAGCTCATTCCAGAAGGCATCGAAGGTCGGGTGGCTTACCGCGGGCCGTTGTCCTCGGTGGCATACCAGCTCAGTGGCGGACTGCGGCAGACGATGTTCTACACCGGTGCGCGGACTATTCCAGAGCTCAAGGCGAAGGGTAAATTCGTCAGAATCACGGCAGCTGGTTTGAAGGAATCGCATCCGCACGATATTCAGATGACGGTTGAGGCGCCAAACTACGGCACTCGATAA
- a CDS encoding DUF389 domain-containing protein, whose translation MATFPGASVMPAGDVVVLQVVREAAGELIENLDRLGLAESGSITVDTPKLVLSARAEAAAEAAPGEGADAVILDEVEKNTNEDAKLSWSFLAFLIIATQLAGIGIVTNSTIAIVGAMVVGPEFGPLAGLALAIVDRRWGLARRAAAALLVGFPIAMAICALAVWVSLPLGLIDRNSINQGDSAVEFIYHPGPFSFIVAVLAGAAGMISLIGRKSAVLVGVFISVTTVPAAGFVAVALVLGEPEKAAGSAIQLVLNLLGIVVSAVAVLIFYRMVLAHRPHPEVLSHNPYRSYKPHG comes from the coding sequence GTGGCCACCTTTCCGGGCGCTTCAGTTATGCCCGCTGGCGATGTGGTGGTGTTGCAAGTGGTTCGCGAAGCCGCGGGCGAACTCATCGAAAACCTCGACCGGCTGGGTTTAGCGGAATCCGGATCCATCACGGTAGACACGCCGAAACTAGTACTTTCCGCGCGCGCCGAGGCCGCGGCTGAAGCTGCGCCCGGCGAAGGCGCAGACGCGGTGATCTTGGACGAGGTCGAGAAGAACACCAACGAGGACGCGAAACTCTCCTGGAGTTTTCTAGCCTTCCTCATCATTGCGACGCAATTGGCGGGCATCGGCATTGTCACGAATTCCACCATTGCGATTGTCGGTGCCATGGTGGTGGGGCCCGAGTTTGGTCCGCTGGCTGGCTTAGCACTGGCTATCGTGGACCGCCGTTGGGGTCTTGCCCGCCGGGCCGCGGCAGCCCTGTTAGTCGGATTCCCGATCGCAATGGCGATCTGTGCACTCGCGGTATGGGTGTCGCTACCGCTGGGCCTGATCGATCGAAATTCGATCAACCAGGGCGATTCGGCGGTGGAGTTCATTTACCACCCCGGACCTTTTTCATTCATCGTCGCCGTGCTAGCTGGGGCCGCGGGCATGATCTCGCTGATCGGGCGAAAATCAGCTGTCCTAGTAGGCGTCTTCATTTCGGTGACCACGGTGCCAGCCGCCGGTTTTGTCGCCGTCGCCTTGGTACTTGGTGAGCCGGAGAAGGCCGCAGGATCAGCGATTCAGCTAGTTCTCAACCTGTTGGGAATCGTGGTTTCCGCCGTCGCTGTTTTGATCTTTTACCGGATGGTCCTGGCGCATAGACCGCACCCAGAAGTGCTCAGCCACAACCCGTACCGTAGCTATAAACCACACGGATAA
- a CDS encoding acyltransferase family protein produces MKLANQAQANGDLAESSKTPVRTFRPEIEGLRFFAVFLIVIYHIWLGRVSGGVDVFLLISSFLMTSQFTRKIERGERINLGKHWLHLLKRLLPIAVVVITATVVMSWLLLPGNRWPSIISEGWASLFYFENWSLAANAVDYYANHEAASPLQDFWSLSIQGQVFLLWPLIFLAIAVVRKKFGWNHKKLMLIVFSLIFIASLTFSIVETQTNQAFAYFNLRTRLWEFALGSLLALALPYLNLPRVVRIAMGWLGIAAMIACGLVLQVDQQFPGYMALWPTLAAAAVIVAGATKSRWGADRLLSSKPLTFMGGNSYGLYLWHWPILVIFLSWQERESVGWIVGSAIIIVSVLLAIICTRFIERPARRIKWVEAAWYRSVPVVLVCVVIAAVPLLSWQGFVKAQVTEASQNSSADNPGAAALTPGFELQGNPQAPIQPVPAQISEQFAVLDSSCLGEWSSSVPDIKTVCRAHSATQNPSKSIVSMGDSHSEQWMPALQYAADENNWEIISIIKAACPYSISVAQATADCNNFNQEATEYVTERKPDAVLMVGTVAKPSSPDEVLQPGFAQATGNLIAQGIQVIAIRDNPRFSFNMAECVISNGSKAPQCNPALDTLLADTNPFDALQDPPAGLFMLDMTDYICGEQKCSGVVGNMFVYIDDNHLTKDYSATMGPVFTQRLFAATDWAPAP; encoded by the coding sequence GTGAAGCTAGCGAATCAAGCGCAGGCGAATGGGGACCTTGCTGAGTCATCAAAAACTCCCGTACGGACCTTTCGACCTGAGATCGAAGGATTGCGCTTCTTCGCGGTTTTCCTGATCGTCATCTACCACATCTGGCTAGGCCGGGTCTCCGGCGGCGTTGATGTTTTTCTACTGATCTCCTCGTTTTTGATGACATCGCAGTTCACCCGAAAGATCGAACGCGGCGAGCGGATCAACCTGGGTAAGCATTGGCTACACCTGCTCAAACGACTGTTGCCAATCGCCGTGGTGGTTATCACTGCCACCGTAGTGATGAGCTGGCTGCTGCTACCGGGCAATCGCTGGCCCTCGATTATCTCCGAGGGTTGGGCTTCGCTTTTCTACTTTGAGAACTGGTCGCTAGCTGCGAATGCCGTTGACTACTACGCCAACCATGAGGCCGCCAGCCCGCTACAAGATTTCTGGTCGCTTTCGATCCAGGGCCAAGTGTTTCTTCTTTGGCCGCTGATTTTCTTGGCAATCGCCGTCGTGCGCAAAAAGTTTGGCTGGAATCATAAGAAGCTCATGCTGATCGTCTTTAGCTTGATCTTCATCGCATCTCTGACTTTTTCGATAGTGGAAACTCAGACAAACCAAGCGTTCGCTTATTTCAACTTGCGCACCAGACTCTGGGAATTTGCGCTGGGATCTTTGCTTGCCTTGGCCCTGCCCTATCTGAACCTACCCAGAGTGGTGCGCATTGCCATGGGCTGGCTTGGCATCGCGGCAATGATTGCCTGCGGATTGGTTTTGCAGGTTGATCAGCAGTTCCCCGGCTATATGGCGCTCTGGCCAACGCTTGCTGCGGCCGCCGTCATTGTTGCCGGTGCTACCAAATCGCGTTGGGGCGCGGACCGGCTTCTCAGCTCCAAACCACTGACCTTTATGGGCGGAAATTCCTACGGTCTCTATCTTTGGCACTGGCCGATTCTGGTGATTTTTCTCAGCTGGCAAGAGCGTGAATCAGTGGGCTGGATTGTCGGATCGGCAATCATCATCGTTTCGGTGCTGTTGGCTATTATTTGCACTCGTTTCATCGAACGCCCAGCTCGACGCATCAAATGGGTTGAGGCGGCGTGGTATCGATCAGTTCCGGTGGTTTTAGTCTGCGTAGTGATTGCCGCAGTGCCGCTGCTCAGCTGGCAAGGCTTTGTCAAAGCCCAAGTCACCGAGGCATCGCAGAACTCTTCAGCGGACAACCCGGGTGCCGCGGCTTTGACGCCTGGCTTCGAGCTGCAAGGGAATCCGCAAGCACCCATCCAGCCAGTGCCTGCTCAGATTTCTGAGCAGTTTGCCGTGCTTGATTCTTCTTGCCTTGGCGAGTGGTCCAGTTCTGTACCGGATATCAAGACGGTTTGCCGGGCACATTCTGCCACGCAAAATCCGAGCAAATCGATTGTGAGTATGGGGGATTCGCATTCTGAGCAATGGATGCCAGCCTTGCAATACGCAGCAGATGAAAACAACTGGGAAATTATTTCCATCATCAAGGCAGCATGTCCCTACAGCATCTCGGTGGCGCAAGCCACGGCCGATTGCAACAACTTCAACCAAGAGGCCACGGAGTATGTCACTGAACGCAAACCAGATGCAGTGCTAATGGTCGGCACTGTAGCTAAGCCATCATCGCCAGATGAGGTGTTGCAACCTGGATTTGCGCAAGCTACCGGAAACCTGATCGCTCAAGGCATCCAAGTGATCGCAATCCGCGATAATCCGCGATTCTCCTTCAACATGGCGGAGTGCGTGATCAGCAACGGCAGCAAGGCGCCGCAATGTAATCCGGCCTTGGATACATTGCTAGCGGACACCAACCCGTTCGATGCTCTCCAGGATCCGCCCGCGGGATTGTTCATGTTGGATATGACCGACTACATTTGCGGCGAGCAAAAATGCTCTGGCGTAGTGGGCAATATGTTCGTCTATATTGACGACAACCACCTGACCAAAGACTATTCGGCCACGATGGGCCCGGTCTTTACCCAGCGCCTTTTTGCCGCTACAGATTGGGCTCCGGCACCATAG